In Streptomyces pluripotens, the genomic window GACCAGCAGCCGAGCGGCACCCCGGCCGAGTGGGACCAACGGCCGAGCGGAGTCGGTAACCTCACCGTGACGGACTCCGTGCATGGTGTATCCGGATCCTGAACACGTGTCCCCCGAACGGCCACATGCCTACCGCATACGCCAATTGAGGGGGCGCGCAGGAGGTTATCGACCTTGGGGCAGGGGCAGACGTCGAGGTATGGGCTGGACGCACGACCACAGTGACGCACCCCGCAACCGCCGCTCGGCCGCTGGCCTGAGCACGCCTCAGCGAGGCACCCCGCACCTCGCGGAAGCGGACCTCCGGGTGGGGATTCCGCGCATCCTGCGTCGCCGGGCGCGCTGGGTCTCGATGCGTCTACGCCACCCGCGCAGCTAAACCCGCGCCCGGCATCCAAGGACGCTCCCACGCGGTGCTCTCGCAGGGCACCCCAGAGGTCCGCAGGAACCCCTACAGGGCGCAGCTGTCCGTACCCACTTGCTCGTTCGCCGTACGTCCCCGGTTGATGTCGGGCCGGATCTCGTCCACCGTCAGGGCGTAGCCGGTGTTGGCGTCGTCACGCGACTTCGCGAACACCACGCCATACACCTTGCCGTCGGGTGTGAGCAGCGGGCCACCGGAGTTGCCCTTCCGTACGATCGCGTAGAGCGAGTAGACGTCACGGCTGACGGTGCCGCGGTGGTAGATGTCCGCACCATTGGCCGTCATACGCCCGCGCACGCGCGCGGCGCGCACGTCGTACGAGCCGTTCTCCGGGAAACCCGCGACGATCGCGCCGTTCCCTCCGGCCGCGTCCCGCCCGGAGAACCTGAGCGCGGTCGCCTTCAGGTCCGGTACGTCGAGGACGGCGATGTCGCGCTTCCAGTCGTACAGGACGACCTTCGCGTCGTATGTGCGGCCCTTGCCGCCTATCTGCACGGTCGGCGCGTCCACACCGCCGACGACATGTGCATTGGTCATGACACGGCGATCGGCGAAAACGAAGCCGGTGCCCTCCAGCACCTTGCCGCAGCTCTGCGCGGTCCCGGTCACCTTGACGATGGAACGCTGGGCCAGGCTGGCGATCGGACTGCTCGCGAGAGCCGGGTCCGGGGGCTGGACATCCTTGATCGGCTCGTTGACGAAGGGGCTGAAGACCTGCGGGAAACCGTTCTGCGCAAGGACGGCGGAGAAGTCCGCGAACCAGGTGCCGGCTTGAGCGGGTAGCACCCGGGAGACGCCGAGGAGCACCTTGGAGTCGCGCACTTCCTTGCTGAGCGTGGGCAGAGTGGTGCCGGCCAACGCGGAGCCGATCAGGAAGGCGACCAGCAGCATCGCGACGACATTGACGAGCGCGCCACCGGTGGCGTCCAGGGCACGGGCCGGGGACCAGGTGATGTACCGGCGCAGTTTGTTGCCGAGGTGGGTGGTCAGGGCCTGGCCGACGGAGGCGCACACGATGATGACGACGACGGCCACGACGGCCGCGGTGGTACCGACGTCCGCGTTGTCGGTCACTGCCCCCCAGATGACGGGCAGCGCGTACACGGCGGCGAGGCCGCCGCCCAGGAACCCGATCACCGACAGGATGCCGACGACGAAGCCCTGGCGGTAGCCCACCACCGCGAACCACACGGCCGCGACCAGCAACAGGATGTCCAGCACGTTCACGTACGACACCCTGTCATGAGCGCAAGCCGAGCGGGACCTGCTTGTCTCTGTCCCATGGACGTTCCCAGCCGGCGAAATGCAGCAGGCGGTCGATCACCCCGGCCGTGAAGCCCCACACCAGGGCCGATTCGACCAGGAATGCCGGGCCTTGGTGCCCGCTGGGATGCACGGTGGTGGCCCGGTTGTCGGGGTCCGTGAGATCTGCCACGGGGACGGTGAACACGCGCGCGGTCTCGTTCGGATCGACGACGCCGACCGGGCTGGGTTTGCGCCACCAGCCCAGCACTGACGTGACGACGAAGCCGCTGACCGGGATGTAGAGGGCGGGCAGGACACCGAAGAGCTGCACACCGGTCGGATCGAGGCCGGTCTCCTCCTCGGCCTCGCGCAGTGCGGCTCGCAGCGGCCCGTCGCCCCGCGGGTCACCGTCCTCCGGATCAAGCGCCCCGCCCGGGAAGGACGGTTGCCCGGCGTGCGAGCGCAGAGAACCTGAGCGCTCCATCAAGAGCAGCTCAGGGCCACGCTCGCCCTCACCGAAGAGGATCAGCACGGCGGACTGCCGCCCCGAGCCGTTGTCCGGCGGCAGAAAGCGGCTGAGCTGCAAGGGCTCGACCGTCTCGGCAGCCCGCGCCACCGGGTCCAGCCAGTCCGGCAGCCCAGCTCTGCTCAGCATCACCGAGCCACCCCGTGTTTCACCGGGTCTCGCCCGACCGGCCATCGGCCCGCTGTTGCTCGCCCCGATCTCGCGATTCCTCGTCTCGCTGTCCCTCGTCATCGCCGCCCCGTCGCTCCCCCTCGATCCGCCTGTCCCACGCCCGAGCGCCCCGCGATCGTTCCGTTACGCGACCCCCAGTGGCGGCGCCGGCCTGCCGCCCGCGTCGAGGTAGGCCTGCGGGGGCTTGAGCCGCTGGCCGGGAAAGCCGCCCTTCTCGTACTTCAGGAGCTTCTTCGCCTTCTCCGGATCGGTCTCGCCCTCGCCGTAGGCCGGACAGAGCGGGGCGATGGGGCAGGCACCGCAGGCGGGCCTGCGGGCGTGGCAGATACGGCGGCCGTGCCAGATCACGTGATGGGACAGATCGGTCCACGCACTCTTCGGGAACAGCGAGCCGACGGCGGCCTCGATCTTGTCCGGCTCGGTCTCCTCGGTCCACTTCCAGCGCCGCACCAACCGCTGGAAGTGCGTGTCCACAGTGATCCCGGGCCGCCCGAAAGCGTTACCGAGGACGACGAAGGCGGTCTTGCGGCCGACACCGGGCAGCTTGACCAGTTCCTCCAGCTTCCCCGGCACCTCACCGCGGAAGTCCTCCACGAGCGCCTTGGACAACCCTATGACCGACCTGGTCTTGGCCCGGAAGAAGCCACAGGGGCGCAAGATCTCCTCGACCTCCTCCGGGTTGGCCGCGGCCAGGTCCTCGGGAACCGGGAACCTGGCGAAGAGCGCCGGAGTGGTCTGGTTGACGCGCAGGTCGGTGGTCTGGGCCGACAGGACGGTAGCGACCAGCAGTTGGAAGGGGTTCTCGAAGTCCAGTTCGGGGTGGGCGTACGGGTACACCTCGGCGAGTTCACGGTTGATCTTGCGTGCTCGGCGTACGAGCGCCGTCCGCGACTCGGGCTTCCACGGCTTCACGGCCTTGGGCACCGCCGTGACCGCCTTGCGCACCTTGCTCACTGCCATGCACGAAGGCTACGCCGACCGATCGGGCGCTGGTGGCCGATCACCAGGACGCGGGGCCGCACGGCACTGCGGGGCCCGACCCACAGGGCTGGGCGAGGTCCTGCGGCTTCCGCCCGAGGGGTCACACGGCCGATACGGCCCCGCCGGACCGGCGCGCAACCGTACGGCGCGGCGCCCGCGTAGCCCCACACAGGCGGCTTCGTGGAGGCCCGCCGGGCTGAACACGGTCCGGAGCCGGCGGACGACGGGTGCCCCGACGAACGCCGGCCCGCCGGCCCCGGCCGGGTCCGAGGCGAGCGGGACAGGTCTCCGCGCGGCCACCCGCCCCAATTCGCCCGATTTATCGCACACCCGGGATGCTGTTCGCCCACAGCGGAATCGTTGGTTGCGGCCACGCGGACGGTCCCGGACCACCGTCTCCGCCGGTGTCCTACCGGCGATTTGGGCCTCCGGCGATCCCCGGGTCCGGCGGCTGCCGCCGCTGCGGACCCGGAAGAACAGTCCCCGATTGGACCCCTGACGCTTACCTCGGGACACCTGTGCGGCATCCTTGTGACAGATCACACTGTTTGGACCGTCCGGCAAAATGGGGAACACGGTCCCCTGGCACACGGGGGAGCAAGATCCCCTGAGCAGGTCGACAAGGAGAGAACTCGTGGACGACGTTCTGCGGCGCAACCCGCTCTTCGCGGCACTCGACGACGAGCAGGCCGCGGAGCTCCGCGCCTCCATGAGCGAGGTGACCCTCGCGCGTGGCGACTCCCTGTTCCACGAGGGCGACCCCGGTGACCGGCTGTACGTCGTCACCGAGGGCAAGGTGAAGCTGCACCGCACCTCGCCCGACGGCCGCGAGAACATGCTCGCCGTCGTCGGCCCCGGTGAGCTGATCGGCGAGCTGTCGCTGTTCGACCCGGGCCCGCGTACCGCGACCGCGACCGCGCTGACCGAGGTCAAGCTGCTGGGCCTGGGCCACGGCGACCTCCAGCCCTGGCTGAACGTCCGGCCCGAGGTGGCCGGCGCCCTGCTGCGTGCCGTCGCCCGCCGACTGCGCAAGACCAATGACGCCATGTCCGACCTGGTCTTCTCCGATGTCCCCGGCCGTGTGGCGCGCGCGCTGCTGGACCTGTCCCGCCGCTTCGGCGTGCAGTCCGAGGAGGGCATCCACGTCGTCCACGACCTCACCCAGGAAGAGCTGGCCCAGTTGGTCGGCGCCTCTCGCGAGACCGTGAACAAGGCTCTGGCGGACTTCGCCCAGCGCGGATGGCTTCGCCTGGAGGCGCGAGCCGTGATCCTGTTGGACGTGGAAAGGCTGGCGAAGCGTTCGCGTTGAGGTTTCCGGGGGCTGCTGCCCCCGCACCTGCGCGCACGGCCTCGTTCCCAAAACGGCTGCGTTCCGCCAAACGGCCTCGTTCCCGAGGTGACTGCGTGCCCCAAACGGCTGCGTTCCCGAGGTGGCTGCGTTCCTGCGTGCAGCAACCCCCGATGGGTTCCGCTCCCCGGCGTCCTCGATGGCTCCGGACCTGCGCGGACAGGCATAGTGCAGCCATGGCTGAAACGATCCGCCCCACAGGTCTCGATGCTCAGGGCTTCATGGAGCGCGAAGGTTCCCTCGCGCGCGTGGCGGACGCCTTTCGCCCGGCCGTGGCCGCGGCCCGCGACCGGCTCCTGGACGTCTTCGGGGGACGGCTGCACAGCGCATACCTGTACGGGTCGATTCCGCGTGGTACCGCGCGCGTGGGGCGCAGCGACCTGGATCTGCTGGTCGCGCTCCGGGAGGAGCCGACCGGCGCTGACCGGGACGCCGTCCTGTCGCTCAGTGCGGCGGTCGACGGCGAGTTCCCGCAGGTCGACGGCGTCGGCACACTGCTGTACGGCAAGGAGCGGCTGCTGAGCGACCTGGAGCGCCACGACCTCGGCTGGTTCGTCGCCTGCCTGTGCACCCCGCTGCTCGGCGACGACCTCGCCGCCCAGCTCCCCCGCTACCGTCCCGATTCCCTGCTCGCCCGCGAGACCAACGGCGACCTCGCCCGGTGGCTGCCGCACTGGCGGGAGCGGATCAGCGCGGCCGAGGACACCGAGGAGGCCCGCCGTCCGCTGGTGCGCTTCCTGTCCCGGCACCTCGTCCGCACCGGCTTCACGCTCGTGATGCCCCGCTGGCAGGGATGGACCAGCGACCTGCGGGAGATGGCCGAGGTGTTCGCCGCCTTCTACCCGCAGCGGGGCGCACAGCTGCGCAGGGCGGCGGAGCACGGCTACGAGCCGGTCGGCGACTCCGACGTGCTGCGCACGTACACCGATGACCTGGGCCCGTGGCTCGCCACGGAGTACGCACGCGTCCACGGTGTGAAGGCCCCTCGCCCGGAGGACTAGGCCGCGGCACTGGACACGCGGCGCTGGCGCTGCGTCGCTCAGGCTGGACCGGCCAGGCCGGGATCGGCCAACGCCCCATCCGCCTCGCCCGGCCGACCGGTCCTGATGCCGAGCCTGCCCGGGCACGCCCGCGACTGACCGGACCGAGCCCGTCGGCCGGGCCCACGCAACCGGGTCAGATCAGCCCGTGCTCACCCAGATACTCCAGCTGGGCCCGCACCGACAGTTCCGCCGCCGGCCACAACGAGCGGTCCACATCGGCATACACGTGTGCCACGACCTCGACCGGGGTACGGTAGCCGTCCTCCACGGCCGTCTCGATCTGGGCGAGGCGGTGCGCGCGATGGGCGAGGTAGAACTCCACGGCACCCTGGGCGTCCTCCAGGACCGGCCCGTGGCCCGGCAGGACCGTGTGCACCCCGTCGTCCACCGTGAGGGACCTCAGACGGCGTAGGGAGTCCAGGTAGTCACCGAGCCGCCCGTCGGGGTGCGCCACGACCGTCGTACCGCGCCCCAGTACGGTGTCGCCGGTCAGCACGGCCCGGTCGGCAGGCAGGTGGAAGCACAGGGAGTCCGCGGTGTGCCCGGGGGTCGGTACGACCCTCAGTTCCAGGCCGTCCACGGTGATCACGTCCCCGGCTGCCAGGCCTTCGTCGCCGAGCCGCAGTGCCGGATCGAGCGCGCGCACCGGTGTGCCGGTCAGTTCCGCGAAGCGGGTGGCGCCCTCGGCGTGGTCCGGGTGACCGTGGGTGAGCAGGGTCAGGGCTATCCGTCTACCGCCCTTCTCGACCGTTTCCACGACATTGCGCAGGTGCCCGTCGTCCAGCGGCCCCGGGTCGATCACCACGGCCAGGTCGGAGTCGGGCTCGGCGACGATCCAGGTGTTGGTGCCGTCCAGGGTCATCGCGGAGGGATTGGGCGCGAGGACGTTGACGGCCCGCTCGGTCGCCGGGCCCGAGAGGACTCCGCCCCGGGGCTGACCCGGCAGAGCTGCTGCGTCGGTCATGCGGGGCCTCCCGCGGACGGGGTCTGCGCGGTCGGGACGTGCTGGGTGAACTCGTCGTGCCCCGGCCAGGACAGCACGATCTCGCCGTCCTGGAGACGGGCGCTGGCCAGCACCGGCGTCATGTCGCGCGCGGGCGCCGCGGCGAGCGCCGCGGCGGCGGTACCGTACGGGAGCAGCTGGCGCAGGGTGGCGATGGTGGGCGGCATCATCAGCAGCTCGCCCGCGTCGTAGCCGGCGGCGGCCTCTGCGGGGCGGATCCACACCGTACGGTCGGCCTCCGTGGAGGCGTTCCGAGTACGTTGTCCTGCGGGGAGGGCTGCCACGAAGAACCAGGTGTCGTAGCGGCGGGCCTCGAACTCCGGGGTGATCCAGCGGGTCCAGGCGCCCAACAGGTCCGAGCGCAGCACCAGGCCGCGCCGGTCCAGGAACTCGGCGAACGACAGCTCACGCGCAACCAGGGCGGCCCGGTCGGCCTCCCAGTCCGTGCCGGTGGTGTCGCCGATCACCGAGTCAGCGTCGGGCCCGGCGAGCAGCACGCCCGCCTCCTCGTACGTCTCCCGCACGGCCGCGCAGACGACCGCCTGGGCGCCCGTCTCGTCGACGCCGAGACGGTCCGCCCACCACGCGCGCGGGGGACCCGCCCAGCGGACGCGGCGGTCGTCGTCGCGCGGGTCGACACCACCACCGGGATACGCGTACGCGCCCCCGGCGAAGGCCATGGAAGCGCGCCTGCGCAGCATGTGGACGACCGGGCCGGACTCGGTGTCCTTCAGCAGCAGCACCGTGGCCGCGCGCCGGGGGGACACCGGGGTGAGGGTGCCGTCCGCGAGCGCGCGGATGCGGTCCGGCCACTCAGGGGGATACCACTGCCCATTCGCCATGGCCGGAGGCTATCCCGTACCGGGCGAATGTTCGAGAGGTGCCCGAGGTCAAAGGCCCGTCGGGCGGGCCTACGGAACCAGCTCGACCTGGATCTCGATCTCCACCGGCGCGTCCAGCGGCAGCACTGCGACGCCGACCGCGCTGCGGGCGTGCACGCCCTTGTCGCCGAGGACCTCGCCGAGCAGTTCGCTAGCGCCGTTGACGACACCGGGCTGCCCGGTGAAGTCGGACGCCGAGGCGACGAAGCCCACGACCTTCACCACGCGTGCGATGCGGTCCAGGTCTCCGACGACGGACTTCACGGCGGCCAGCGCGTTCAGCGCGCAGGTGCGGGCCAGCTCCTTGGCCTCCTCCGGGGTGACCTCGGCGCCGACCTTGCCGGTGACCGGCAGCTTGCCCTCCACCATCGGCAGCTGACCGGCGGTGTACACATAGGCACCGGACTGCACGGCCGGCTGGTAGGCGGCCAGCGGTGGTACCACCTCCGGCAGCGCCAGACCCAGTCCGGCCAGCTTGGCCTCGATCGCGCTCATGCCTGCTTCTCCCGCTTCAGGTAGGCCACGAGCTGTTCGGGGTCGTTGGGCCCGGGCACGACCTGGACGAGTTCCCAGCCGTCCTCACCCCAGTTGTCCAGAATCTGCTTCGTCGCGTGGACGAGCAGCGGCACGGTTGCGTATTCCCACTTGGTCATATGGGCGACTGTAGCCGCTGCGCCCCCTGGGGCAGGCGGCCGACCACGGGCGCTACCGTCCACGGTGGACGGTGCCGCCCCGCACAGGGACCTGCACCGCCCCGCACAGGATGGTGGCGCCCCCGGTCGCAGCAGACGGCCGCCACGTTTTCACCGAAGATGTGAGCGACCCAAGCGCCGTTATCCACAGCCTCCCGCGTGACCGTCGGCCTGACTGGTTAGTCTCGAAGGCGTGAGCAGGCTCCAGGTCGTCAGCGGCAAGGGCGGGACCGGAAAGACGACGGTCGCCGCCGCCCTCGCGCTGGCCCTCGCGACCGAGGGGAAGCGGACGCTTCTCGTGGAAGTCGAGGGCCGGCAGGGCATCGCACAGCTCTTCGAAACCGAGGCGCTGCCCTACGAGGAGCGGAAGATCGCCGTCGCTCCCGGGGGCGGCGAGGTGTACGCACTGGCCATCGATCCCGAACGGGCCCTTCTGGACTACCTCCAGATGTTCTACAAACTGGGCGGCGCGGGCCGGGCCCTGAAGAAGCTCGGCGCGATCGACTTCGCCACCACCATCGCGCCCGGTCTCAGAGACGTCCTGCTGACCGGTAAGGCGTGCGAAGCGGTGCGCCGCAAGGACCGGTCCGGCACGTTCACGTACGACTACGTCGTCATGGACGCCCCGCCGACCGGCCGCGTCACCCGCTTCCTGAACGTCAACGACGAGGTGGCGGGCCTGGCGAAGATCGGCCCGATACACAATCAGGCTCAGGCGGTGATGCGGGTGCTGAAGTCGCCGGAGACGGCCGTG contains:
- the nth gene encoding endonuclease III → MAVSKVRKAVTAVPKAVKPWKPESRTALVRRARKINRELAEVYPYAHPELDFENPFQLLVATVLSAQTTDLRVNQTTPALFARFPVPEDLAAANPEEVEEILRPCGFFRAKTRSVIGLSKALVEDFRGEVPGKLEELVKLPGVGRKTAFVVLGNAFGRPGITVDTHFQRLVRRWKWTEETEPDKIEAAVGSLFPKSAWTDLSHHVIWHGRRICHARRPACGACPIAPLCPAYGEGETDPEKAKKLLKYEKGGFPGQRLKPPQAYLDAGGRPAPPLGVA
- a CDS encoding ArsA family ATPase, encoding MSRLQVVSGKGGTGKTTVAAALALALATEGKRTLLVEVEGRQGIAQLFETEALPYEERKIAVAPGGGEVYALAIDPERALLDYLQMFYKLGGAGRALKKLGAIDFATTIAPGLRDVLLTGKACEAVRRKDRSGTFTYDYVVMDAPPTGRVTRFLNVNDEVAGLAKIGPIHNQAQAVMRVLKSPETAVHLVTLLEEMPVQETADGIAELRAARLPVGRVIVNMVRPQALDATDLELVRTIERSSIARALSSAGLGGARRGGNAEKLVDPLLRQAAEYAERYALEREQRAALGELGLPLGELPQLTEGMDLAGLYELATELRKQGLS
- a CDS encoding NUDIX hydrolase, coding for MLSRAGLPDWLDPVARAAETVEPLQLSRFLPPDNGSGRQSAVLILFGEGERGPELLLMERSGSLRSHAGQPSFPGGALDPEDGDPRGDGPLRAALREAEEETGLDPTGVQLFGVLPALYIPVSGFVVTSVLGWWRKPSPVGVVDPNETARVFTVPVADLTDPDNRATTVHPSGHQGPAFLVESALVWGFTAGVIDRLLHFAGWERPWDRDKQVPLGLRS
- a CDS encoding Crp/Fnr family transcriptional regulator, yielding MDDVLRRNPLFAALDDEQAAELRASMSEVTLARGDSLFHEGDPGDRLYVVTEGKVKLHRTSPDGRENMLAVVGPGELIGELSLFDPGPRTATATALTEVKLLGLGHGDLQPWLNVRPEVAGALLRAVARRLRKTNDAMSDLVFSDVPGRVARALLDLSRRFGVQSEEGIHVVHDLTQEELAQLVGASRETVNKALADFAQRGWLRLEARAVILLDVERLAKRSR
- a CDS encoding MBL fold metallo-hydrolase, with the translated sequence MTDAAALPGQPRGGVLSGPATERAVNVLAPNPSAMTLDGTNTWIVAEPDSDLAVVIDPGPLDDGHLRNVVETVEKGGRRIALTLLTHGHPDHAEGATRFAELTGTPVRALDPALRLGDEGLAAGDVITVDGLELRVVPTPGHTADSLCFHLPADRAVLTGDTVLGRGTTVVAHPDGRLGDYLDSLRRLRSLTVDDGVHTVLPGHGPVLEDAQGAVEFYLAHRAHRLAQIETAVEDGYRTPVEVVAHVYADVDRSLWPAAELSVRAQLEYLGEHGLI
- a CDS encoding RidA family protein, which gives rise to MSAIEAKLAGLGLALPEVVPPLAAYQPAVQSGAYVYTAGQLPMVEGKLPVTGKVGAEVTPEEAKELARTCALNALAAVKSVVGDLDRIARVVKVVGFVASASDFTGQPGVVNGASELLGEVLGDKGVHARSAVGVAVLPLDAPVEIEIQVELVP
- a CDS encoding nucleotidyltransferase domain-containing protein produces the protein MAETIRPTGLDAQGFMEREGSLARVADAFRPAVAAARDRLLDVFGGRLHSAYLYGSIPRGTARVGRSDLDLLVALREEPTGADRDAVLSLSAAVDGEFPQVDGVGTLLYGKERLLSDLERHDLGWFVACLCTPLLGDDLAAQLPRYRPDSLLARETNGDLARWLPHWRERISAAEDTEEARRPLVRFLSRHLVRTGFTLVMPRWQGWTSDLREMAEVFAAFYPQRGAQLRRAAEHGYEPVGDSDVLRTYTDDLGPWLATEYARVHGVKAPRPED
- a CDS encoding DUF4177 domain-containing protein; this translates as MTKWEYATVPLLVHATKQILDNWGEDGWELVQVVPGPNDPEQLVAYLKREKQA
- a CDS encoding NUDIX hydrolase, yielding MANGQWYPPEWPDRIRALADGTLTPVSPRRAATVLLLKDTESGPVVHMLRRRASMAFAGGAYAYPGGGVDPRDDDRRVRWAGPPRAWWADRLGVDETGAQAVVCAAVRETYEEAGVLLAGPDADSVIGDTTGTDWEADRAALVARELSFAEFLDRRGLVLRSDLLGAWTRWITPEFEARRYDTWFFVAALPAGQRTRNASTEADRTVWIRPAEAAAGYDAGELLMMPPTIATLRQLLPYGTAAAALAAAPARDMTPVLASARLQDGEIVLSWPGHDEFTQHVPTAQTPSAGGPA
- a CDS encoding MarP family serine protease, whose product is MNVLDILLLVAAVWFAVVGYRQGFVVGILSVIGFLGGGLAAVYALPVIWGAVTDNADVGTTAAVVAVVVIIVCASVGQALTTHLGNKLRRYITWSPARALDATGGALVNVVAMLLVAFLIGSALAGTTLPTLSKEVRDSKVLLGVSRVLPAQAGTWFADFSAVLAQNGFPQVFSPFVNEPIKDVQPPDPALASSPIASLAQRSIVKVTGTAQSCGKVLEGTGFVFADRRVMTNAHVVGGVDAPTVQIGGKGRTYDAKVVLYDWKRDIAVLDVPDLKATALRFSGRDAAGGNGAIVAGFPENGSYDVRAARVRGRMTANGADIYHRGTVSRDVYSLYAIVRKGNSGGPLLTPDGKVYGVVFAKSRDDANTGYALTVDEIRPDINRGRTANEQVGTDSCAL